In Prosthecochloris sp. GSB1, the following proteins share a genomic window:
- a CDS encoding ParA family protein — protein sequence MGRVIAIANQKGGVGKTTTAVNIAASIAISEFRTLLIDIDPQANATSGFGLDTEEEIENTFYHVMVQGGDMSEAIRSSSLEYLDVVPSNVNLVGMEVELVNMREREYVMQKALKGVRDKYDYIIIDCPPSLGLITLNSLTAADSVLIPVQAEYYALEGLGKLLNTISIVRKHLNPRLTIEGVLLTMFDSRLRLAGQVAEEVKKFFKDRVYKTYIRRNVRLSEAPSHGKPALLYDAQSLGSKDYLDLAQEIFERDGNIKKFKVRQQ from the coding sequence ATGGGAAGAGTCATCGCGATTGCAAATCAGAAAGGTGGGGTCGGCAAGACGACCACGGCCGTGAACATCGCCGCTTCCATTGCGATTTCGGAATTCAGGACCCTGCTGATCGATATCGATCCACAGGCGAACGCGACTTCCGGTTTCGGTCTCGATACCGAGGAGGAAATCGAAAACACCTTTTACCATGTGATGGTTCAGGGGGGGGACATGAGCGAGGCCATCCGTTCTTCGAGCCTCGAATATCTCGACGTCGTTCCCTCCAACGTCAACCTCGTGGGCATGGAGGTGGAACTGGTGAACATGCGCGAGAGGGAGTATGTGATGCAGAAGGCCCTCAAGGGGGTCCGGGACAAATACGACTACATCATCATCGACTGCCCGCCGTCGCTCGGCCTGATCACCCTCAATTCCCTGACGGCAGCCGATTCGGTTCTCATACCGGTTCAGGCCGAGTATTACGCTCTCGAGGGGCTCGGCAAACTGCTCAACACCATCAGCATCGTCCGGAAGCATCTCAACCCCAGGCTGACGATCGAGGGCGTGCTCCTCACCATGTTCGATTCGCGGCTCCGTCTTGCGGGCCAGGTCGCTGAAGAAGTGAAGAAGTTTTTCAAGGACAGGGTCTACAAGACCTATATCCGCAGGAATGTCCGTCTTTCGGAGGCTCCCAGCCACGGCAAGCCCGCTTTGCTCTACGATGCCCAGAGCCTGGGGTCGAAAGATTACCTCGATCTTGCGCAGGAGATTTTCGAGAGAGACGGCAATATCAAGAAATTTAAGGTCAGGCAGCAGTAG